Below is a genomic region from Paenibacillus rhizovicinus.
TCGTTCCTACCACTATCGGGTAAAGAAGCTGTCCAGACATATGGAGAAGTTCCGCAATGAAAGGTTTGATCTGCTCGACATCCGGGAAGGGCGCGACGAGATCGGGAGTCTGATTCGCACCTTCAACGTCATGACGGGGAAGATTACTTCGCTCATCAACGATGTCTACAAGCTGGAAATCAAGCAAAAAGATCTTGAACTGGAGCGGGTGCGTACGGAGCTGTCCATGCTGCATAACCAGATGAATCCGCATTTTCTGTTCAATACGCTTAATGGGCTGCTGGTCGTCTGCACGAGGAATGGCTATTCCGACGTGGCGATGATCATTAAAAACTTGTCTCTGCTCATGCGGCAGCTGCTTAGCCGGTCGGAAGACCTCGTGCCGCTTCGGGAGGAGCTGGAATTGACGACCATGTACTTGCAGATCGAGACCTTCCGTTTCGGCGACCTGTTCGAGTATTCCTTCGACATCGATCCAAAGGCGATTCAGCTGTACGTTCCGCGAATGAGCATTCAGACGCTCGTCGAGAATGCATGCAAACACGGGCTGCAAGCCCGTAAGGACAACCGTTCGATCAAAGTGACCGCGAAACTGACCGAGCGAGCGTTGGAGATTAATGTCATCGATAACGGCGTGGGCATGGAGGAAGCGAAATTGAGACAGCTGATGGAGAACGTGAGGTCGGATAAGGGGATGGATGGCCATGTCGGTATCCGAAACGTCTACCGGCGGTTGGAACTGTATTACAACGAGAGCGTCTGGTTTCGGATCAACAGCGATCCCGAAAAAGGGACCGAGGCAGGCTTTCATATTCCGCTCTCGCGGCTTGAAGCCATGCATGAAATAAAGAAGGAAGTGTGAACATGTACAAAGTGCTGCTGGCCGATGACGAACCGCTTGCCTTAGAAGGGCTAAAGATCATGGTCAATTGGGAAAAGTGGGGCTTTCGGGTCGAGGGATTGTGCCGAAACGGCGAAGAAGCGATCGAACACATCCGCCTAAACCCGCCCGATCTAGTCGTTACGGACATTCGCATGCCGGTACTGAACGGGCTCGAACTGATCGAGGAGACGCGTCGCTTGGGTAACCGCTCCACCCTCTTTGTCATCGCAAGCGGCTACGATGATTTCGATTACGCGAGACAGGCGATGAGTTTAGGCGTCAAGCATTACTTGACCAAGCCGATCATTGAGGCCGAGGCGGACGAGGTGCTGGAGCGGATGCGCAATGAACTTATCGGGCGGGAAGAACGGCAGCTCATGCGCACCGGCGCGGATCGGTATGCCGTGAGGCAAGCGTTGTCGATGCTTCTCTTCGGCGGCGAGGAAGCGAATCGGCAGGAACTGATGCGGACGCTGAATCATCTGTCCAGCCAGGCGTCCAATTGGACGTACGTGCAAGTGTGGACAGGGGAAGAAGTTCTGGGCAGTGCCCGCGAGATCGCCTTGCGCATGGCCGAAGAATACGGCCGCAGCTATTTAATCGATAGAATGGGAGGTTCGTTCGGGCTCGTGCTCGGCTCGGATCAACCGGACAATGAAGAAGTTAGCGCATTCGCCGAGCGTCTGCATGCAGCCATGCGAGCCGCAATATCCGGGCGAATCGAAATGGCAGTCGGCTGCGATGTCGATGATCTGAACAAGTTGTCAACGTCCTGCCGCAGCGCCATCGAGGCAGCGCGGTTTCTTTTTTTCGGCGGTACCCCCATCGTTCATTACGCGAAAGTCCAGGGTCAAAAGCTGTCCTTCGAGCCTATGGAGCTGAAGGCGGTGGACAGCGTCGTCGAGACCATGGAGAACGCTCGTCCCGAGGAACTTGCGTCTGCGATCCGGGAAGTGTTCCGCACGTTCGAAGAGCGCATGGTTCAGCCGGAGCTGGTTCGCATCTTCGAGACGCAGGTCATGCTGGCTTGCGCGTCTCTTGTCAAGCAGCTAGGCGGAAACCCCGATGAAATGCACCTGTTATGGGATTCGATCTCCGATGCCGATCGCGGCAAGCATCTGCAAAAATCGGCGGAGACGTTGATCGCCTTCTGCCTGAAATGCCAAGCTGCCGTACACGAGCTGCAGGAAATGAATTGCGGCGGCACGCCGGCGAAGGTGGCGGACTTCTTGCGCCGCCATTATAAGGAGACGTTCACGATCAAGGAGATCGCGGAGCAATTCTATATCAACCCCGTCTATTTAGGCCAGTCGTTCTCGCGCAAATACGGCATCGGCATTCTCGACTTTATTCACGATCTTCGCATCGAGAAAGCGAAGCAGCAGCTCCGGGAGACGAACGACGCCTCGTGGGCGATCGCCGAAGCGCTCGGCTATCGCGGCTATCAGCATTTTCTGAAGCAGTTCGAGAAGCGGCTTGGCATGAAACCGTCCGATTATAGGCTTCATTGCTCCGAGTGATCCCCGGTTATTCTGTAACTCGCGGCCGGCAACTTAAATTATGGGGGCATGGAACTTAAATCTGATTATGTTGCAAGCGCATACATTTCTCCATAATGGAAGTAGCAAGTCGAACCGAACTTAGAGGAGGAGCAATACATGGGGGTTATAACAAGAAAGCGCCTTTGGGGCTCGTTGTCGCTTGGGATTGCGCTTAGTCTCGCGCTTGCCGGCTGCGGCAATAACAACAACAGCAGCAACAACAGCAGCAAAAGCAATACTGCAGCGAATCAAGGGACGACGGATCAGGCAGCCGGTACGGCAAATACCGATAGCGGTTCTAACGCAACGGCATCCGACGATTTGAAACCGATTACGATTTCGGCTTTCATCGGCTCGCCGAACCAGCAGCCGACTGCGGACAATCGGATTTACAAGAAGATGCAGGATGAACTCGGCGTCAAGCTCAACATGGAATTCCTGGTCGGCGACTTGCAGCAGAAACTCGGCGTCATGATCGCCGGCGGAGAGTATCCGGATCTGATCACTGCCGATCCGAAGCTGGTAACGGCCAAAGCGGTCGTTCCGCTGGAGGATCTGATCGACAAATACGGGCCGCACTTGAAAGAGCATTATGCGAACTATTGGAACCAGATGAAGGATTCCAGCGACGGCCATATCTATTGGCTGCCGAACTATGGCGCCTATACCGGGGATTTCCTTGCAACCAATTATTCGGGACCGGCCTTCTGGATCCAGAAGGATGTGCTCAAAGATGCGGGCTTCCCGACGCCTAAGACGCTGGACGATTATTTCAAACTGATCAGCGACTACGCCGCGAAGCATCCGAAAACGGTCGACGGTCAGCCGACAATCGGTTTCACGACGCTTGCTTACGACTGGCGGACGTTCCCGCTGACCAACGCGCCGGAGCACCTGAGCGGCCACGCAAACGACGGCGGAGTCGTGGTCGACAACGGAGTCGCTTCCGTATTCGCGACGCAAGATATCGCGAAGACTTATTACAAGAAGCTTAACGATATCTATAACCAAGGCTTAATGGACAAAGAAGCCTTCGTTCAAAACTATGACCAGTACATCGCTAAGGTCTCTACAGGCCGCGTGCTCGGCATGTTCGACCAGCACTGGAACTTCCAGGACGGCGAAAACGAGCTGATCTCGCAGAATAAGATTGGCGAAACGTATGTTGGCTTCCCGCTGACGTACGATGGCGTTACGGATCACTACCTGGACCGTCCCGTTCTCAACTTGAACAACGGCTTCGGCATCAGCAAGGATGCGAAGGATCCCGTGCGCATCATCAAGTTCCTCGACGCGTTAATGACGGAAGACTGGCAGAAGACGCTGTCGTGGGGTGAGAAAGGCGTCGACTACGAAGTGGACGCGAACGGTAAATTCACCCGTACGCAGAAAGAGCGCGACGAGCAGAATGATCCGACTTGGAAGCTGGCCAATAAAGCCGATGCGTTCTACGGTTACGCGCCGAAGATGGAAGGCACCTTCACCGACGGCAACGCTACGTCGGCGGGAACTCAGCCAGACGAGTTCTACGCCTCGCTTAAGCCGCAGGATAAAGAAATCCTGGACGCCTACAAACACAAGACTTGGACGGAATTCTTCACGCCTGCGCCGGAGAATCCGGTCGCTTATCCGGCCTGGAACATCGATCTGATCGACGGCTCGGATGCATCGGTAGCAAACAAGCAAATGACGGATGCTACGCTTAAGTATCTGCCTCAGGCGATTATGGCGAAGACGGAGAAATTCGACACTGTCTGGGATCAGTACGTGAATGCTTACAAGAAGATCAACGTGAAAGCGTACGAAGATCGGATCAACTCGCAAATTCAGTGGCGGACCCAGAACTGGTCCAGCAATTAACCGAAGAACCGATAGGCTGCGGAAAGCATCGGCGAACCGTCGATGCTTTCCTTCTGCCTTACAGGCAGCAAGATAGGAGGAGAGAGAACGATGGCAAGCGCCCCGAAAGCCCATACATCCAAGACGACTGTGGTGATGACCGCACCGAAGTCTTCCTTTCTGAAACGGATGCGCAGCCAGAAGCAGTTGATGCTGATGTCGCTGCCTATGCTGCTTTACGTCTTTTTATTTTCCTACTACCCCCTTTGGGGCTGGACGCAAGCCTTTCAGAATTTCAAGCCGGCGTTGTCTTTTTCCCAGCAGGAATGGGTCGGCTTAAAGCAATTTAGATTTCTTTTCAGAGACGACACGTTTCTGCTCGTGCTTCGCAACACCATTGCAATGAGCTTCATCAATCTTGTGCTCGGCTTCGTCACGGCGATCGTGTTCGCCATTTTGCTTAATGAAATCAAGACCAGGCTGTATAAGCGAGCGATACAAACGATCTCTTATCTCCCGCACTTTCTATCATGGATAATCGTAACGGGCCTCGTTGCGAATGCGCTTTCCGTGGACGGCGGCATCATCAACGTCGTGCTCATGAAGCTCGGATTTATTCACGAACCGATCATGTGGCTCAGCAAACCTCACTACTTCTGGGGAATTGTCGGCGCTTCTCACGTGTGGAAGGAAATCGGATGGAATACGATTATTTACTTGGCGGCTATTACGTCCATCGATCCCTCTCTTTATGAGGCAGCTGAGATCGATGGAGCGAACCGATATCGTAAGATGCTTAATATCACGCTGCCGGGAATCAAATCGATCGTCATTATACTGGTGATCATGAATCTCGGATGGATTATGGACGCTGGATTCGAAGTGCAATACTTCCTGGGTAACGGCGTCGTCGTCGACTGGTCGCAGACCATCGATATATTCGTCCTGAAATACGGCATACAGATCGGCAACTATTCGCTGGCAACCGCCGCAGGCATCTTTAAGACCGTGGTCAGCGTAGCGCTGATTTTCGCTGCCAATACGACCGCGAAACGCTTCGGCGAAGATCGATTAATATGAGGAGGGCATACCGATGAAATCGAGAACGCACAGTCTGGAGCCGGTTGTCTTCAACACGTTCAACGCCATCGTCATGATTGCGCTTGGAATCGTCACGCTGTATCCGTTTCTGAATACAATTGCCGTCTCGTTTAACGCCGGTAACGATACGCTCCGCGGAGGCATCTATCTATGGCCTCGGATTTGGACTTGGCAAAACTACAACGCCGTATTCGCAGGCGGAACGATCTTTCACGCCTTCTGGGTATCGGTGGCAAGAACGCTCATCGCCACGGTGCTCAGCCTGTTTCTGACCTCGATGCTGGCGTATACGATTAGCCGCAAGGAATATGTGTTTCGCCAGCCGATAACGATCATCGTCGTCCTGACGATGTATTTCAATGCAGGACTTATACCGAACTACTTCTTGATCAAGGACTTGCATCTGCTCAATCATTTCGCGGTCTACGTCGTTCCGGGCTTGATCAGCGCCTTCAATATGATTGTTATTCGGACCTATATGCAGACGCTGCCGGAAGGGCTTATCGAATCGGCCAAGGTGGACGGAGCGGGAGACTTCCGGACGTTCTTCTCGATCATCCTGCCGCTGTGCCAGCCGGTTCTCGCTACCGTTGCGCTGTTCGTCGCAGTCGGCCAGTGGAATTCCTGGTTCGATACCTTCCTGTATGCGTCCTCCAAGCTGAACTTGAGCACGCTGCAGTACGAACTGATGAAGCTGCTGTCTTCCGCATCGCTTTCGAACAGCAACCCGTCGGTAGCCAACGGGAACAATCCGGCGGCGATCAACATGGTGACCCCGTTATCGATTCGGGCGTCCATTACGATCGTCGCATCCTTGCCGATTCTCGTCGTCTATCCGTTCCTGCAAAAGTATTTCGTACATGGCTTGCAGCTCGGCGGCGTGAAGGAGTAGCAGCCGCTTGTCCGTGCCGCTATCCGAATCAAGTAACGCCGTACAGCGTAAGAACCCGGTCAGCTGGCATTTGCTGGTTGGCCTTTTTTTTGCATAGAAAGGGGAAGTGAATACATGTATCTTGAAACGGCTCCATCTGGTTATGACCAATGCAGGGATGATGTTCCTCACGGAAAAATGGCAACGGTCGAATATGAATCCGGCACGGTCGGCTGCAAACGTAAATGCATGATCTACACGCCTCCCGGATACGCCGATGAAACGAAGTATAGCGTCTTGTATCTCTTGCACGGGATCGGAGGGGATGAGCTGGAATGGTATACGCATGCCGCTCCGCAGGTGATTCTGGATAATTTGCATGCGGAAGGCAAGCTCGCTCCTATGATCGTCGTTCTGCCGAACGGCCGTGCAATGCCGAATGACAGGGCGGAGGGAAACCTATTCGATGCCGATAAAATAAAAGCATTCGAGACGTTCGAATCGGATTTGATGAATGACTTGATCCCTTATGTGGAGTCGCGCTACCCGGTTCTAACGGGTTCGGAGAACCGGGCATTAGCCGGCCTATCCATGGGCGGCGGGCAATCCTTGAACATTGGATTGAAACATCTCCGTTCATTCGCATGGATCGGGGCATTCTCTGCCGCGCCGAATACGAAAGCGCCCGAGCTGCTTATCCCGCAGCCGGAGGAGACGACGGCAAACCTCAGGTTGCTGTGGTTGTCGTGCGGCATGTTGGATGAACTGAAACACGTGAGCGACAGAACGCATGCCTATCTGGCAGAGCTCCAGGTTCCTCACCTATGGTATGAAGAGAGCGGCGGGCATGATTGGCCGGTATGGAAAAATGATTTGTATCATTTCTCCCAGCTTATTTTTAAATAATTCGGAATCAATTCGCATCATTATTTCGATTATGAATCAGGAGGAAGTCAAAATGGAAGATACAGGAGTCAAGGTTGCAAGCGCTGTCGGTAAATTGCCGCCTCAAGGAAATCCGCTTGTCTCGCATAAGTTCGGGGCGGATCCGTACGCGCTCGTCTATGGAGACCGTGTCTACCTATACATGACGAACGACGTTCTCGAATATAACGCGGACGGAAGCGTGAAGGACAATACGTACGGCAATATCAATCAAATCGGGGTGATCTCGTCCGATGATTTGGCGAACTGGACGGACCATGGCGTCATTGCCGCAGCAGGTCCGTCAGGTGCGGCCCGATGGGCGACGCAATCCTGGGCGCCTGCCATCGCGCATAAGGCGATGGATGGAAAGGATAAGTTTTTCCTTTATTTCGCGAATAATGCGAGCGGTATCGGCGTCTTGGAGGGCGACAGCCCGACGGGACCTTGGAAGGACCCGATCGGCAAGGCGCTGATCTTAAGATCAACGCCAGGAGTCGAGGATGTCACATGGTTATTCGATCCGGCCGTATTCGTCGATGATGACGGCAAGGCTTATATCTACTTCGGCGGCGGCGTGCCGGAAGGCAAGGATGAAATGCCGAATACCGCGCGGGTGATGGAGCTCGGCGACGATATGACCAGCGTAGTAGGCGAAGCCAAGGTTATTCCTGCTCCATTCATGTTCGAAGATGCAGGAATCAACAAGCATAACGGCACTTACTACTATACTTATTGTTCGAACTTCTATGATGGCGTCCGTCCGGAAGGTAGTCCTCCGGCAGGAGAGATTGCCTATATGACCAGCGACAATCCGCTTGGCCCGTGGACATACCGGGGGACTATACTGAAGAACCCGGGCTATTTCTTCGGCGTGGGCGGCAATAACCACCATGTCATCTTCCGGTTTAAGGATGCTTGGTATATCGCCTATCATGCCCAAACCTTATCCCAAGCGATGGGCGTGGCGCAAGGCTATCGTTCCACCCATCTGAATCAGCTGACCTTCCGGGAGGCCGATCCGTCTATTCAAGAGATCACTGCGGATTACAAAGGCGTACCGCAGATTATAACGTTCAATCCGTATAATCGGGTGGAAGCGGCAACGATAGCATGGCAGTCAGGCATTGCAACGGAAGCTGCCGCATCCGGCGGAATGGCCGTTACGGATATCGACAGCGGTGACTGGATTGCGTTATCCAAGGTGGATTTCGGCAGTAAAGGAGCTTCGGCGTTTACGGCAACCTTGTCGGATGCTGGCGCGGCGAGCGTAATCGAACTGCGGCTGGATGCAGCGGACGGCAAGCTGGTAGGTAAATTGCAGGTTCCGGCAGCGGCAGCGGAATTGGCCGAATACCGCACCGAGGTAAGTGGTGCCGAAGGCGTCCATGATTTATATCTGGTATTTAAAGGGGAGCCCGAAACCAAGCTGTTCAAGCTATATGACTGGCAGTTCAGCGAATAAGCTCCATCGAGTGAAGTAGGAAGATCATGGCCCGTAAGAGCCGTGATCTTTTTTGCCGAAATGGATGAAACGGTGCGAAGAGAGGAGAACGTTCACATGAGCGGCACAAGGATTACGAACCCGATTCTATGGGCGGATGTACCGGATATCGACATTATCCGCGTGGAGTCATCCTTCTATATGGTCAGCACCAGCATGCATGCGATGCCGGGCTGTCCGATTATGAAGTCGGCGAACCTGCGGGATTGGGAAATTGTCAATTATGTGTTCGATACGCTTGAGGATAACGATGCCCATAATCTAGTAGACGGAAAGGGCATTTACGGCCAAGGCTCCTGGGCTTCCAGTCTCCGGTATCATAACGGCACCTTCTATGTTTGCTTCTCGTGTAACGACATGCAGCAATTCTATATATACCGGACGCAGGATATCGAGAATGGCCGGTGGGAGCGCAATGCGATCAAGGGTCTCCTTCATGATCCCGCCTTGTTGTTCGATGCAGGCCGCGTCTTCGTGTTCAGCGGGAACGGGGATATTCATATTACCGAACTAACGACTGATTTGAAGGCGATCCAACCGGAAGGCATCTGTCAACTGCTGTTCGAGGGAGAACGGGACGGAATCGGCCTGCGGATCGAGGGCTGCCATGCGTATAAGCTGAACGGCTATTATTATTTGTTTTTCATCGATTGGCCAAGAACGGGTAACGGACGCCGCAGACAGCTTTGTTACCGCTCGAAGGAGCTCCTGGGGCCATACGAGCACAAAGTGATCGTGGACGATGATCTGGGTTATCGCAATAAAGGCGTTGCGCAGGGCGGCATTGTCGATACGCCAGCCGGAGAATGGCATGCCTT
It encodes:
- a CDS encoding response regulator transcription factor, which produces MYKVLLADDEPLALEGLKIMVNWEKWGFRVEGLCRNGEEAIEHIRLNPPDLVVTDIRMPVLNGLELIEETRRLGNRSTLFVIASGYDDFDYARQAMSLGVKHYLTKPIIEAEADEVLERMRNELIGREERQLMRTGADRYAVRQALSMLLFGGEEANRQELMRTLNHLSSQASNWTYVQVWTGEEVLGSAREIALRMAEEYGRSYLIDRMGGSFGLVLGSDQPDNEEVSAFAERLHAAMRAAISGRIEMAVGCDVDDLNKLSTSCRSAIEAARFLFFGGTPIVHYAKVQGQKLSFEPMELKAVDSVVETMENARPEELASAIREVFRTFEERMVQPELVRIFETQVMLACASLVKQLGGNPDEMHLLWDSISDADRGKHLQKSAETLIAFCLKCQAAVHELQEMNCGGTPAKVADFLRRHYKETFTIKEIAEQFYINPVYLGQSFSRKYGIGILDFIHDLRIEKAKQQLRETNDASWAIAEALGYRGYQHFLKQFEKRLGMKPSDYRLHCSE
- a CDS encoding ABC transporter substrate-binding protein translates to MGVITRKRLWGSLSLGIALSLALAGCGNNNNSSNNSSKSNTAANQGTTDQAAGTANTDSGSNATASDDLKPITISAFIGSPNQQPTADNRIYKKMQDELGVKLNMEFLVGDLQQKLGVMIAGGEYPDLITADPKLVTAKAVVPLEDLIDKYGPHLKEHYANYWNQMKDSSDGHIYWLPNYGAYTGDFLATNYSGPAFWIQKDVLKDAGFPTPKTLDDYFKLISDYAAKHPKTVDGQPTIGFTTLAYDWRTFPLTNAPEHLSGHANDGGVVVDNGVASVFATQDIAKTYYKKLNDIYNQGLMDKEAFVQNYDQYIAKVSTGRVLGMFDQHWNFQDGENELISQNKIGETYVGFPLTYDGVTDHYLDRPVLNLNNGFGISKDAKDPVRIIKFLDALMTEDWQKTLSWGEKGVDYEVDANGKFTRTQKERDEQNDPTWKLANKADAFYGYAPKMEGTFTDGNATSAGTQPDEFYASLKPQDKEILDAYKHKTWTEFFTPAPENPVAYPAWNIDLIDGSDASVANKQMTDATLKYLPQAIMAKTEKFDTVWDQYVNAYKKINVKAYEDRINSQIQWRTQNWSSN
- a CDS encoding ABC transporter permease, with translation MTAPKSSFLKRMRSQKQLMLMSLPMLLYVFLFSYYPLWGWTQAFQNFKPALSFSQQEWVGLKQFRFLFRDDTFLLVLRNTIAMSFINLVLGFVTAIVFAILLNEIKTRLYKRAIQTISYLPHFLSWIIVTGLVANALSVDGGIINVVLMKLGFIHEPIMWLSKPHYFWGIVGASHVWKEIGWNTIIYLAAITSIDPSLYEAAEIDGANRYRKMLNITLPGIKSIVIILVIMNLGWIMDAGFEVQYFLGNGVVVDWSQTIDIFVLKYGIQIGNYSLATAAGIFKTVVSVALIFAANTTAKRFGEDRLI
- a CDS encoding carbohydrate ABC transporter permease, with product MKSRTHSLEPVVFNTFNAIVMIALGIVTLYPFLNTIAVSFNAGNDTLRGGIYLWPRIWTWQNYNAVFAGGTIFHAFWVSVARTLIATVLSLFLTSMLAYTISRKEYVFRQPITIIVVLTMYFNAGLIPNYFLIKDLHLLNHFAVYVVPGLISAFNMIVIRTYMQTLPEGLIESAKVDGAGDFRTFFSIILPLCQPVLATVALFVAVGQWNSWFDTFLYASSKLNLSTLQYELMKLLSSASLSNSNPSVANGNNPAAINMVTPLSIRASITIVASLPILVVYPFLQKYFVHGLQLGGVKE
- a CDS encoding alpha/beta hydrolase, yielding MYLETAPSGYDQCRDDVPHGKMATVEYESGTVGCKRKCMIYTPPGYADETKYSVLYLLHGIGGDELEWYTHAAPQVILDNLHAEGKLAPMIVVLPNGRAMPNDRAEGNLFDADKIKAFETFESDLMNDLIPYVESRYPVLTGSENRALAGLSMGGGQSLNIGLKHLRSFAWIGAFSAAPNTKAPELLIPQPEETTANLRLLWLSCGMLDELKHVSDRTHAYLAELQVPHLWYEESGGHDWPVWKNDLYHFSQLIFK
- a CDS encoding glycoside hydrolase family 43 protein, with amino-acid sequence MEDTGVKVASAVGKLPPQGNPLVSHKFGADPYALVYGDRVYLYMTNDVLEYNADGSVKDNTYGNINQIGVISSDDLANWTDHGVIAAAGPSGAARWATQSWAPAIAHKAMDGKDKFFLYFANNASGIGVLEGDSPTGPWKDPIGKALILRSTPGVEDVTWLFDPAVFVDDDGKAYIYFGGGVPEGKDEMPNTARVMELGDDMTSVVGEAKVIPAPFMFEDAGINKHNGTYYYTYCSNFYDGVRPEGSPPAGEIAYMTSDNPLGPWTYRGTILKNPGYFFGVGGNNHHVIFRFKDAWYIAYHAQTLSQAMGVAQGYRSTHLNQLTFREADPSIQEITADYKGVPQIITFNPYNRVEAATIAWQSGIATEAAASGGMAVTDIDSGDWIALSKVDFGSKGASAFTATLSDAGAASVIELRLDAADGKLVGKLQVPAAAAELAEYRTEVSGAEGVHDLYLVFKGEPETKLFKLYDWQFSE
- a CDS encoding glycoside hydrolase family 43 protein — its product is MSGTRITNPILWADVPDIDIIRVESSFYMVSTSMHAMPGCPIMKSANLRDWEIVNYVFDTLEDNDAHNLVDGKGIYGQGSWASSLRYHNGTFYVCFSCNDMQQFYIYRTQDIENGRWERNAIKGLLHDPALLFDAGRVFVFSGNGDIHITELTTDLKAIQPEGICQLLFEGERDGIGLRIEGCHAYKLNGYYYLFFIDWPRTGNGRRRQLCYRSKELLGPYEHKVIVDDDLGYRNKGVAQGGIVDTPAGEWHAFLFQDHDAVGRIPCVLPMIWESGWPVLGEGGKVPEAFETQLPESASKSIAISDEFEYAEDKLALNWQWNHNPDKQLWSVTTRPGYLRLMTGHLASSVVHARNTLTQRTEGPVCSGAAVLELNHMRPGDYAGLVALQNAYGTVGIQVSYSGERYVVTGMNRGDGGMETVERVPYEHSSIQVKIAFDFRESRDLASFFYSVAGEEWTAIGRPLQMTYTLDHFMGYRIGLFNYAEKEAGGFVDFDYFHYMKA